The segment ATTTGGGCCAATGAACTGCTGCACCCGCTCAAACAGATAATCTAAAATCGCTTGGGGATTCGGGCAATGCTGGCAAGCCCATTCAAAAGCGCCGATCAGATTTTCCTCATCGAAACGCTCACCACTTTGGTTAGCCGCATCGGTAAACCCATCCGTGAAATAAATAATCGTATCTCCGGGGTGAAGTTGCACTTGAGCTTCTTGGTAGGCGGTATCTGCATCCAAACCAATCAGCATTCCCAGCGTATCTAAGCGTTTGATCGCGCCGGTGCCGGCCTGCCACAACAGTGGGGGGTGGTGAGCAGCATTACTGTAAGACAGGATACGCGTTTGTGGGTCGTACTCGGAATAAAATAGCGTTACAAATCGGTGGGAATTTTCTAAATCGGTATACATGACCCGATTTAAATGTTGCAGAATCCGAGCCGGCGAGTGGCCATTAAGAACTTCCGCCCGCAGCATTCCTCGCGTCATGGTCATAATCAGGCCGGCAGGCACTCCCTTACCCATGACATCCCCGATCACCACACTCCAGGGACCGGCTGGGTTACCACCAGGCGTTTTAGAGCGCACCTGTTCACCTTGCGTGCGCCTCTCACAATCGTGGCTGGTGGGAATGAAATCGTAGTAATCTCCCCCCACGCGGTTCGCCGTTTGGCACTTTGCCGCTAGTTCAACGCCTTGTATTTTGGGACATTGGCGAGGCAGCAGGCGCAGCTGGATTTCTGCCCCAATTTCCAGTTCCCGATCTAGGCGTTCTTTCTGGCGCAGTTCAACCGTCAGTTCGTCATTTTCAA is part of the Microcoleus sp. FACHB-68 genome and harbors:
- a CDS encoding PP2C family protein-serine/threonine phosphatase, translated to MTAVPLPRRPSQPVNPADSSASADMTPVFALKDLVARLQREQHKIQDLLSSLGFALRSFNNLNQFLELIPLVASRVTDADGGALVLFKPNGQVRLQRLHCQEGRQCQDIRQALEAATRQVAASSSTAAPLTPSTATLDSEVSRSLGADVQLFGTAILIKNAERGRLYVFSRDPEYTWTETRQKLVRLVADQTAVAIENDELTVELRQKERLDRELEIGAEIQLRLLPRQCPKIQGVELAAKCQTANRVGGDYYDFIPTSHDCERRTQGEQVRSKTPGGNPAGPWSVVIGDVMGKGVPAGLIMTMTRGMLRAEVLNGHSPARILQHLNRVMYTDLENSHRFVTLFYSEYDPQTRILSYSNAAHHPPLLWQAGTGAIKRLDTLGMLIGLDADTAYQEAQVQLHPGDTIIYFTDGFTDAANQSGERFDEENLIGAFEWACQHCPNPQAILDYLFERVQQFIGPNNHNSDDMTLVVMQVQSSEIAAGLSVQKTAVTGE